Proteins encoded together in one Thermomonospora curvata DSM 43183 window:
- the thrC gene encoding threonine synthase, protein MALDAADLGPATSLTCRECGQSYELGPRYACEQCFGPLEIAYDFAGVTRESIESGPRNIWRYRGLLPVPANVESTPNTEPGFTRLVRADHLAESLGMQKLWVKDDSGNPTHSFKDRVVAVALAAARELGFKVLACPSTGNLANAVAAAAARAGIRSAVFVPADLEQQKIITTAVYGGTFVTVRGNYDDVNRLASEIAGEQEDWAFVNVNVRPYYAEGSKTLGYEIAEQLGWRLPDQIVIPVASGSQLTKIDKAFQEFIKLGLVEDKPYKVFGAQATGCSPVAAAFKAGHDVVRPVKPDTIAKSLAIGNPADGPYVLDVVRRTGGAVEDVSDPEVVEGIRLLAATEGIFAETAGGVTVACLRKLIASGALDPEAETVIINSGDGLKTLDAVAPVARPSAEIAPTLEDFRASGLA, encoded by the coding sequence ATGGCACTTGATGCTGCCGATCTCGGACCTGCCACGTCCTTGACCTGCCGCGAGTGCGGACAATCCTACGAACTCGGTCCCCGCTACGCCTGCGAGCAGTGTTTCGGCCCGCTGGAGATCGCCTACGACTTCGCCGGCGTCACCCGGGAGTCCATCGAATCCGGCCCGCGCAACATCTGGCGCTACCGCGGCCTGCTGCCCGTCCCGGCGAACGTGGAGAGCACCCCCAACACCGAGCCCGGCTTCACCCGCCTGGTGCGCGCCGACCACCTGGCCGAGTCGCTGGGCATGCAGAAGCTGTGGGTCAAGGACGACAGCGGCAACCCCACCCACTCCTTCAAGGACCGGGTGGTGGCGGTCGCCCTGGCCGCCGCCCGTGAACTGGGCTTCAAGGTGCTGGCCTGCCCGTCCACCGGCAACCTGGCCAACGCGGTGGCCGCCGCCGCGGCCCGCGCCGGCATCCGCAGCGCCGTGTTCGTGCCCGCCGACCTGGAGCAGCAGAAGATCATCACCACCGCGGTCTACGGCGGCACCTTCGTCACCGTCCGCGGCAACTACGACGACGTCAACCGCCTGGCCTCGGAGATCGCCGGCGAGCAGGAGGACTGGGCGTTCGTCAACGTCAACGTCCGCCCCTACTACGCCGAGGGCTCCAAGACGCTGGGGTATGAGATCGCCGAGCAGCTCGGCTGGCGGCTGCCGGACCAGATCGTGATCCCGGTGGCCTCCGGCTCCCAGCTCACCAAGATCGACAAGGCCTTCCAGGAGTTCATCAAGCTGGGCCTGGTGGAGGACAAGCCGTACAAGGTCTTCGGCGCCCAGGCCACCGGCTGCTCCCCGGTCGCCGCCGCCTTCAAGGCCGGCCACGACGTGGTCCGCCCGGTCAAGCCCGACACCATCGCCAAGTCGCTGGCCATCGGCAACCCCGCCGACGGCCCGTACGTCCTGGACGTGGTGCGCCGCACCGGCGGCGCGGTCGAGGACGTCTCCGACCCCGAGGTCGTCGAAGGCATCCGGCTGCTGGCCGCCACCGAGGGGATCTTCGCCGAGACCGCCGGCGGCGTCACCGTGGCCTGCCTGCGCAAACTCATCGCCTCCGGGGCGCTGGACCCCGAGGCCGAGACCGTCATCATCAACTCCGGCGACGGGCTGAAGACCCTGGACGCCGTGGCGCCGGTGGCCCGCCCGTCCGCCGAGATCGCCCCCACCCTGGAGGACTTCCGCGCCTCCGGCCTGGCCTGA
- a CDS encoding MoaD/ThiS family protein, protein MSTVSVRIPTILRTYTGGEAEVKATGATLREVIADLDANYSGIAARVLDDNGKIRRFVNVYVGDEDVRFADGLDTATPDGTLVSIIPAVAGG, encoded by the coding sequence ATGAGCACGGTTTCCGTACGCATTCCGACGATCCTGCGCACCTACACCGGCGGCGAGGCCGAGGTCAAGGCCACCGGCGCCACCCTGCGGGAGGTCATCGCCGACCTCGACGCCAACTACAGCGGAATCGCCGCCCGCGTCCTGGACGACAACGGCAAGATCCGCCGTTTCGTCAACGTCTATGTCGGCGACGAGGACGTCCGATTCGCCGACGGCCTGGACACCGCCACCCCCGACGGCACCCTGGTCTCCATCATCCCGGCCGTCGCCGGAGGCTGA
- a CDS encoding cold-shock protein → MAQGTVKWFNAEKGYGFIAVDGGRDVFVHYSAILMDGYRTLEQGQRVEFEIAHSERGPQAESVRTL, encoded by the coding sequence ATGGCGCAAGGCACCGTCAAGTGGTTCAACGCCGAAAAGGGCTACGGCTTCATCGCGGTCGACGGCGGCAGGGACGTCTTCGTCCACTACTCCGCGATCCTCATGGACGGCTACCGCACCCTTGAGCAGGGTCAACGCGTCGAATTCGAGATCGCCCACAGCGAGCGCGGCCCGCAGGCCGAATCGGTCCGCACTCTGTGA